A single Cottoperca gobio chromosome 3, fCotGob3.1, whole genome shotgun sequence DNA region contains:
- the mapk6 gene encoding mitogen-activated protein kinase 6, whose protein sequence is MAEKFESLMNIHGFDLGSRYMDLKPLGYGGNGLVFSAVDTDCDKRVAVKKIILTDPQSVKHALREIKIIRRLDHDNIVKVFETLGPNGRRLTEDVVSLTEVNSVYIVQEYMETDLCQLLERGLLSEGHARLFMYQLLRGLKYIHSANVLHRDLKPANLFVNTEDLVLKIGDFGLARIMDPHYSHKGHLSEGLVTKWYRSPRLLLSPNNYTKAIDMWAAGCIFAEMLTGKTLFAGAHELEQMQLILESIPVLREEDRQELHSVIPVFIRNDMSKPHTPLAKLLPDVSPQALDFLEKILTFNPMDRLTAEEALAHPYMADYSFPLDEPVSLHPFHIEDEVDDILLMDQSHSHTWERYHESQLSEADWHLHSTHDPDEVQVDPRALSDVTDEEEVQVDPRKYADGDREKFLDEPSYDYSTLFQPERSWQDDHHENKYCDLQCSHTCNYKTVSPSYLDNLIWRDSEVNHYYEPKLIIDLSNWKEQQSKEKADRKAKSKCEKNGLVKAQIALQEAEKTQSPVEKDSEQEKHQTEKPQNQGFDFDSFIASTIKLSLQPEPCQEVALLNEVGLLNELNSSVSQMEAARSGSMSKSISQEKEEKCLVNLAQLGGGGSGVVGGDGAWESFGSGERVGENGCLIDEACWDIHKEDQLQTESTYTSYLDRLFSRKEEGAGETVASAETEPSEVRELDESFLCRNTEIVLNMQLDSLARPDFDSTDDLPLKSIQASLTPCAVKCSPQIAHKTYSSILKHLN, encoded by the exons ATGGCAGAGAAGTTTGAGTCGCTGATGAACATCCATGGCTTTGACCTGGGTTCTCGCTACATGGACTTGAAGCCTCTGGGCTACGGAGGGAACGGCTTGGTGTTCTCAGCAGTTGACACGGACTGTGACAAGCGTGTAGCCGTGAAGAAAATCATCTTGACCGACCCCCAGAGTGTGAAGCATGCCCTGCGGGAAATCAAGATCATCAGACGCCTCGACCACGACAACATTGTTAAG GTGTTTGAAACATTGGGCCCCAATGGTCGCAGGCTAACGGAGGACGTGGTGTCCCTGACAGAGGTCAACTCTGTCTACATTGTGCAGGAGTACATGGAGACGGACCTGTGTCAGTTGCTGGAGAGGGGCCTTCTGTCCGAGGGCCATGCTAGGCTCTTCATGTACCAGCTCCTCAGGGGCCTTAAGTACATTCACTCTGCAAATGTGCTGCACCGCGACCTCAAGCCCGCCAACCTGTTTGTCAACACGGAGGACCTGGTACTGAAGATCGGGGACTTTGGGCTGGCCCGCATCATGGACCCACACTACTCTCACAAG GGCCATCTCTCTGAAGGTCTGGTCACCAAATGGTACAGGTCTCCTCGACTGCTGCTCTCTCCTAACAACTACACCAAAGCCATCGACATGTGGGCCGCTGGCTGCATCTTTGCTGAGATGCTCACAGGGAAAACCCTCTTTGCAG GAGCCCATGAACTGGAGCAGATGCAGCTGATCCTGGAGTCCATCCCCGTACTGAGAGAGGAAGACCGACAGGAGCTACACAGCGTCATCCCAGTCTTCATCCGCAACGACATGTCCAAGCCTCACACACCCCTGGCCAAGCTGCTGCCTGATGTTAGTCCCCAGG CCCTGGATTTCCTGGAGAAGATTCTGACCTTTAACCCCATGGATCGACTCACTGCGGAGGAGGCCCTGGCCCACCCCTATATGGCTGACTACTCCTTCCCCCTAGACGAGCCTGTCTCTCTGCACCCCTTCCACATTGAGGACGAAGTAGATGATATCCTGCTCATGGACCAGAGCCACAGCCACACCTGGGAGAG GTATCATGAGAGCCAGCTGTCAGAGGCTGACTGGCACTTGCACAGCACCCACGACCCAGACGAAGTTCAGGTTGACCCAAGGGCTCTCTCTGATGTAACGGACGAGGAGGAGGTTCAG GTGGATCCTCGTAAGTATGCTGATGGAGATCGGGAGAAGTTCCTGGATGAGCCGTCATACGACTACTCCACTCTGTTCCAGCCGGAGAGATCCTGGCAGGACGACCACCACGAGAACAAATACTGTGACTTGCAGTGTAGCCACACCTGTAACTACAAGACCGTGTCTCCTTCCTACCTGGACAACCTCATCTGGAGGGACAGTGAAGTCAACCACTACTACGAACCCAAGCTCATCATCGACCTCTCCAACTGGAAGGAGCAGCAGAGCAAGGAGAAGGCGGACCGCAAGGCCAAGAGCAAGTGCGAGAAGAACGGGCTGGTGAAGGCCCAGATCGCACTGCAGGAGGCTGAGAAGACCCAGAGTCCGGTGGAGAAGGACAGCGAGCAGGAGAAACACCAGACAGAGAAGCCTCAGAACCAAGGCTTTGACTTCGACTCGTTCATCGCCAGTACCATTAAACTGAGCCTTCAGCCAGAGCCCTGTCAGGAGGTGGCCCTGCTCAACGAGGTGGGCCTCCTGAACGAGCTCAACTCTTCCGTTTCCCAGATGGAGGCTGCCCGCTCAGGCTCCATGTCCAAGTCcataagtcaggagaaggaggagaagtgCCTGGTAAACCTCGCCCAGTTAGGTGGAGGAGGGTCGGGAGTCGTCGGCGGGGACGGCGCCTGGGAGAGCTTCGGCTCAGGGGAGCGAGTCGGGGAGAACGGCTGTTTGATAGATGAAGCATGCTGGGACATTCACAAAGAGGACCAGCTCCAGACGGAGAGCACTTACACAAGCTACCTGGACCGCCTGTTCAGCCGGAAGGAAGAGGGGGCCGGAGAGACTGTGGCCAGCGCGGAGACGGAGCCCTCGGAAGTGAGAGAGCTGGACGAGAGCTTCCTCTGCAGGAACACGGAGATTGTGCTTAATATGCAGCTGGACTCTCTGGCCCGGCCTGACTTTGACAGCACCGATGACTTGCCTCTCAAATCCATCCAGGCGTCCCTCACCCCCTGCGCTGTCAAATGCTCCCCACAGATCGCCCACAAAACATACAGCAGCATCTTAAAGCATcttaattaa